A stretch of Paludisphaera rhizosphaerae DNA encodes these proteins:
- a CDS encoding TolC family protein has product MARRARRAMVAAAMMAVGGCATVATSPERDRERARAGRLADTSVKRTSSPAEATTAIPSGSSTPVLDAWIVLALENNPTVRAARFNVQALEHRLPQVTSLDDPVASNSIFPIPSVAPQYTLMGYMPYSGLLAQQFPWFGTLRLRGAAAAEDVKVALFELAAAQLDVVAGVKSAYHDVRFNERALTLLRENRKLSEDFLEVAKVRYQTASAAQADVLRAEVAVADVDREIAITASTLQQARNDVARLLHIDPGTNLESGADSPSQTVPAELERLVQIATASRPELHGRLAAVARDERAVELARKKFYPDFTLGGIYQDMERTNAAVSTAMGMPNIGMFVGFNIPIYHKRIQAGVNEAIARAGADAMLYEAERDQAHREVKDALASARAQQNVLGLLRRVNLPASQKVFDLTRSEYQADKPGVDYLTLLSAWRERLQVELQVAQVEAELGKSLARLERAVGCRLNEEPPAPEALSPAPPPSTPGPFQEPPK; this is encoded by the coding sequence ATGGCGCGACGGGCCAGGCGGGCGATGGTTGCGGCGGCGATGATGGCCGTCGGCGGCTGCGCGACGGTGGCGACGTCCCCGGAGCGCGATCGCGAGCGAGCCCGCGCGGGGAGGCTGGCGGATACGAGCGTCAAGCGCACGTCGAGCCCCGCCGAGGCGACCACGGCGATCCCTTCGGGCTCGTCCACCCCCGTGCTCGACGCCTGGATCGTGCTCGCCCTGGAGAACAACCCGACGGTCCGTGCGGCGCGGTTCAACGTCCAGGCGCTGGAGCATCGGCTGCCGCAGGTGACGTCGCTGGACGACCCGGTGGCGTCGAACTCGATCTTCCCGATCCCGTCGGTCGCCCCTCAGTACACCTTGATGGGCTACATGCCGTACTCCGGACTGCTGGCCCAGCAGTTCCCCTGGTTCGGCACGTTGCGGCTCCGCGGCGCGGCGGCGGCCGAGGACGTGAAGGTCGCCCTCTTCGAGCTGGCCGCCGCTCAGCTGGATGTCGTCGCCGGGGTGAAGTCGGCCTACCACGACGTTCGGTTCAACGAGCGGGCGCTAACGCTCTTGCGCGAGAACCGCAAGCTCTCGGAAGACTTCCTCGAAGTGGCCAAGGTCCGCTACCAGACGGCCTCCGCGGCCCAGGCCGACGTGCTGCGGGCCGAGGTCGCCGTGGCGGACGTCGACCGTGAGATCGCGATCACCGCGTCGACGCTCCAGCAGGCCCGCAACGACGTCGCTCGGCTGCTGCACATCGATCCGGGGACGAATTTGGAGTCCGGCGCCGACTCGCCTTCGCAGACGGTTCCGGCGGAGTTGGAACGTCTGGTGCAGATCGCCACGGCCAGCCGCCCCGAGCTTCACGGCCGACTCGCCGCCGTCGCCCGCGACGAGAGAGCCGTCGAACTGGCCCGCAAGAAGTTCTATCCGGACTTCACCCTGGGCGGGATCTACCAGGACATGGAGCGCACCAACGCGGCCGTGTCGACCGCCATGGGGATGCCCAATATCGGCATGTTCGTGGGCTTCAACATCCCGATCTACCACAAGCGGATCCAGGCCGGCGTCAACGAGGCGATCGCCCGCGCGGGGGCCGACGCCATGCTCTACGAGGCCGAGCGCGACCAGGCCCACCGCGAGGTCAAGGACGCCCTCGCCTCCGCCCGCGCCCAGCAGAACGTACTGGGCCTACTGCGTCGGGTGAACTTGCCGGCCTCGCAGAAGGTCTTCGACCTGACCCGCTCCGAATACCAGGCCGACAAGCCGGGTGTCGACTATCTGACCCTCCTTTCGGCCTGGCGTGAACGCCTGCAAGTGGAGTTGCAAGTCGCCCAGGTGGAGGCCGAACTCGGCAAGAGCCTGGCCCGTCTCGAACGCGCCGTGGGATGCCGCCTGAACGAAGAGCCGCCCGCGCCAGAGGCTCTGTCACCGGCTCCGCCGCCGTCGACGCCGGGGCCGTTCCAGGAGCCTCCTAAGTGA
- a CDS encoding Fic family protein, with product MYIHEQSDWPAFRWDGEALAGVLGEVRHRQGRLIGRMEALGFRLREEATLATLTEDVVKTSEIEGAILDREQVRSSLARRLGIEVGTLTPADRDVEGVVEMMLDAVQFADRPLTRDRLFGWHAAMFPTGRSGLHTIRVGAWRDDASGPMQVVSGPIGRERVHYEAPSADRLEVETSRFLDWFNGRSGVDLVLKAALAHLWFVTIHPFDDGNGRIARALADMPLARSDGCPQRFYSMSAQIRLERDAYYRILERTQKGGLDVTPWVAWFLACLGRAIEASETILAKVLAKARFWEALAGESLNDRQRKVLNRLLDGFEGKLTSSKWASLAKCSQDTANRDINDLVRGGVLVKDPAGGRSTSYSLRGPDEANGEESVR from the coding sequence GTGTATATTCACGAACAATCCGACTGGCCTGCTTTTCGGTGGGACGGCGAGGCCCTAGCGGGCGTCCTGGGCGAGGTGCGGCATCGTCAGGGGCGGTTGATCGGCCGGATGGAGGCGCTCGGCTTTCGGCTGCGCGAGGAGGCGACGCTCGCGACGTTGACGGAGGACGTCGTCAAGACGAGCGAGATCGAGGGGGCGATCCTGGATCGCGAACAGGTCCGGTCGTCACTGGCGCGCCGTCTCGGGATCGAGGTCGGGACGCTGACGCCCGCCGATCGGGACGTGGAAGGGGTGGTCGAGATGATGCTCGACGCCGTCCAGTTCGCCGACCGACCGCTAACCAGGGATCGACTCTTCGGCTGGCACGCAGCGATGTTCCCCACGGGACGCAGCGGCTTGCATACGATCCGGGTCGGGGCCTGGCGAGACGATGCTTCGGGGCCCATGCAGGTGGTGTCGGGGCCGATCGGGCGGGAACGCGTCCATTACGAGGCCCCCTCCGCGGACCGACTCGAGGTGGAGACGTCGAGATTCCTCGATTGGTTCAACGGCCGCTCCGGCGTGGATCTCGTGCTGAAGGCGGCCCTGGCGCATCTCTGGTTCGTGACGATCCATCCCTTCGACGACGGCAACGGCCGGATCGCCCGCGCCCTGGCCGACATGCCCCTCGCCCGATCAGACGGCTGTCCCCAGCGCTTCTACAGCATGTCTGCTCAGATCCGCCTGGAACGCGACGCGTATTACCGCATCCTGGAGCGGACGCAGAAGGGAGGGCTCGACGTCACCCCCTGGGTCGCCTGGTTCCTCGCCTGCCTGGGGAGGGCGATCGAGGCCTCCGAAACGATCCTGGCGAAAGTTCTGGCCAAGGCACGCTTTTGGGAAGCTCTCGCCGGCGAGTCACTCAACGACCGCCAGCGCAAGGTGCTGAATCGCCTCCTCGACGGCTTCGAGGGCAAGCTCACCTCCTCGAAATGGGCGAGCCTCGCCAAGTGCTCGCAGGACACGGCCAACCGCGACATCAACGACCTCGTCCGAGGAGGCGTCCTGGTGAAAGACCCAGCCGGCGGCCGGAGTACGAGTTATTCGCTTCGAGGGCCCGATGAAGCGAACGGCGAAGAGTCGGTGCGTTGA
- a CDS encoding 3-keto-disaccharide hydrolase, producing MIRRGWNVAAIVSLTLALGSTAFAQSADWKPLFDGKDLDGWEHVGPGRFVVENGEMKTEGGMGLLVYSREKLGDCVIRVVYKTGTEKSNSGVYVRIAEKPTEPWYAVHNGFEVQIADGGKTNRGTGSVYTFAEAHAQPGKPMEWNTLEITLKGNRVSTAINGTPVADFDSSDLKPEPKAKAGPGDPGRGPRAEKGYIGLQNHDENSKVFFKEVSVRPLSGGK from the coding sequence ATGATTCGCCGTGGATGGAACGTCGCCGCGATCGTGTCTCTGACTCTGGCCCTGGGTTCGACGGCTTTCGCGCAGTCGGCCGACTGGAAGCCGTTGTTCGACGGCAAGGATCTGGACGGCTGGGAGCACGTCGGGCCGGGGCGGTTCGTGGTCGAGAACGGGGAGATGAAGACCGAAGGCGGCATGGGCCTGCTGGTCTACTCGCGCGAGAAGCTGGGCGACTGCGTGATCCGCGTCGTCTACAAAACGGGGACCGAGAAGTCGAACTCGGGCGTCTACGTCCGGATCGCCGAGAAGCCAACCGAGCCCTGGTACGCGGTCCACAACGGCTTCGAGGTCCAGATCGCCGACGGCGGCAAGACGAACCGGGGCACGGGCTCGGTCTACACCTTCGCCGAGGCCCACGCCCAGCCCGGCAAGCCCATGGAATGGAACACGCTGGAGATCACGCTGAAGGGGAACCGCGTCTCCACTGCGATCAACGGCACGCCCGTCGCCGACTTCGATTCCAGCGACCTCAAGCCCGAACCCAAGGCCAAGGCCGGCCCCGGCGACCCGGGCCGCGGCCCCCGCGCCGAGAAGGGCTACATCGGCCTCCAGAACCACGACGAAAACTCGAAGGTTTTCTTCAAGGAAGTCTCCGTCCGTCCGCTCTCCGGCGGGAAGTGA
- a CDS encoding VOC family protein gives MRPQPLICVNDVEASSLWYQRLLGCESAHGGPNYERLVTADGRMVLQLHRWDRDDHHGPIGDVGVATGNGLLLWFEVDDFDEAVARVEAMGAEVILSRHRNPPDGNGGPNHWEIWLHDPDGYKVVLASPDGTADGDWRP, from the coding sequence GTGCGACCACAACCTCTGATCTGCGTGAACGACGTGGAAGCGAGCAGCCTTTGGTACCAGCGGCTGCTCGGCTGCGAGAGCGCGCACGGCGGCCCGAACTACGAACGGCTCGTCACCGCCGACGGCCGGATGGTTCTGCAGCTTCACCGCTGGGACCGCGACGACCACCACGGCCCGATCGGCGACGTCGGAGTCGCCACTGGGAACGGCCTGCTGCTGTGGTTCGAGGTGGACGACTTCGACGAGGCCGTTGCGCGGGTGGAAGCGATGGGGGCCGAGGTGATTCTCTCACGCCACCGCAACCCGCCCGACGGCAACGGCGGCCCCAACCACTGGGAGATCTGGCTGCACGACCCCGATGGCTACAAGGTCGTTCTCGCCAGCCCCGACGGCACCGCCGACGGCGACTGGCGACCCTGA
- a CDS encoding sigma-70 family RNA polymerase sigma factor, which translates to MGDVTEILAGVERGDPQAAGDLLPLVYDELRRLAAQRFAHEKPGQTLQATALVHEAYLRLIGAADPGWEGRGHFFAAAAEAMRRIMVEQARKHDSLKRGGEFHRVDLDAVEPAVEGPSLDLLALDEALTALEAKDARKAKLVKLRYFAGMTLDEAAEALGVSPSTADNDWAYARSWLRLRMLPDDIDNDSG; encoded by the coding sequence ATGGGCGACGTGACGGAGATTCTCGCGGGCGTTGAGCGGGGTGATCCGCAAGCGGCCGGAGACCTTCTGCCCCTGGTTTACGACGAGTTGCGCCGGCTCGCGGCGCAGAGGTTCGCGCACGAGAAGCCCGGACAGACGCTTCAGGCCACGGCGCTGGTGCATGAGGCCTATCTGCGGCTGATCGGCGCGGCCGATCCGGGTTGGGAGGGGCGTGGGCACTTCTTCGCCGCCGCGGCCGAGGCCATGCGTCGGATCATGGTCGAGCAGGCGCGGAAGCACGACAGCCTCAAGCGCGGCGGCGAGTTCCACCGCGTCGACCTGGACGCGGTTGAGCCCGCCGTCGAGGGGCCGTCGCTCGACCTGCTGGCCCTGGACGAGGCTCTCACGGCCCTGGAAGCCAAGGACGCCCGCAAGGCGAAGCTCGTCAAACTCCGCTACTTCGCCGGGATGACGCTCGACGAGGCCGCCGAAGCGCTGGGCGTCTCACCTTCGACGGCCGACAACGACTGGGCCTACGCCCGCAGTTGGCTCCGGCTGAGGATGCTCCCCGACGACATTGATAACGACTCGGGCTGA